In Streptomyces dangxiongensis, one DNA window encodes the following:
- a CDS encoding type II secretion system F family protein: MELHTLVQLTTGVTLLTCVLAVAGVYTYASGRARRAALADRLAHTGAPPATGRRRHFRDLDRRLRRTRPGRRLELRLAATGLDVTPGEFFVGVLFTVAALWLLGQATLAPFFGPLAGLLGIWAAVQFLNWQRRKRIERFIGQLPELARILANATQAGLALRTAIGMAAEELEAPAGEELAKVADQLAIGHSLDDALGELADRLPSRELVVLVTTLVLSNRAGGQVVSALRNLTDTLEERKETRREIRTQLSQVTMTSYAVPVLGIGALFLMNGVKDGALDRMTGSPLGQASVVIAFAMYAVGFVLIRRMSRIDV, translated from the coding sequence ATGGAACTGCACACCCTCGTCCAGCTCACCACCGGCGTGACGCTGCTGACCTGCGTCCTGGCGGTGGCCGGCGTCTACACGTACGCCTCGGGCCGGGCCCGGCGCGCCGCCCTCGCCGACCGCCTCGCCCACACCGGCGCGCCCCCGGCGACCGGCCGCCGGCGCCACTTCCGCGACCTGGACCGGCGGCTGCGCCGCACCCGCCCCGGCCGCCGGCTCGAACTGCGCCTCGCGGCGACCGGCCTCGACGTCACACCGGGCGAGTTCTTCGTCGGCGTCCTCTTCACGGTCGCCGCGCTCTGGCTGCTCGGCCAGGCCACCCTGGCCCCCTTCTTCGGCCCCCTCGCCGGACTCCTCGGCATCTGGGCGGCCGTCCAGTTCCTCAACTGGCAGCGCCGCAAACGCATCGAACGCTTCATCGGCCAACTCCCCGAACTCGCCCGCATCCTGGCCAACGCCACCCAGGCCGGCCTCGCCCTGCGCACCGCGATCGGCATGGCGGCGGAGGAACTGGAGGCCCCGGCGGGCGAGGAACTCGCCAAGGTCGCCGACCAGCTAGCCATCGGCCACTCGCTCGACGACGCCCTCGGTGAACTCGCCGACCGGCTGCCCTCGCGCGAACTGGTCGTCCTGGTCACCACCCTCGTCCTGTCCAACCGGGCGGGCGGGCAGGTGGTCTCCGCCCTGCGCAACCTCACCGACACCCTGGAGGAACGCAAGGAGACCCGGCGCGAGATCCGCACCCAGCTCTCCCAGGTGACCATGACCTCGTACGCCGTCCCCGTCCTCGGGATCGGCGCGCTGTTCCTGATGAACGGCGTCAAGGACGGCGCCCTGGACCGCATGACCGGCTCACCGCTCGGCCAGGCCAGTGTGGTCATCGCGTTCGCCATGTACGCCGTCGGTTTCGTCCTCATCCGGCGCATGAGCCGGATCGACGTGTGA
- a CDS encoding CpaF family protein, which translates to MSLRARINTPEDHGSRGGDGHLVASYRAKLLEEIDLAEMSSLAAAERRARLERVLGHIISREGPVLSTVERTQLIRRVVDEALGLGILEPLLEDTSVTEIMVNGPDAIFVERGGRVEQLPLRFVSTDQLMQTIERIVSTVNRRVDESNPMVDARLPSGERVNVIIPPLSLTGPILTIRRFPRSFTLQELIGFGSLDEHMVYLLAGLVQAKFNIIVSGATGTGKTTLLNSLSGLIPPHERIITIEDSAELQLQQTHVVRLESRPPNVEGKGQITIRDLVRNSLRMRPDRIVVGEVRGGESLDMLQAMSTGHDGSLATVHANSAEDALTRLQTLASMSDVEVPFVALHDQINSAVDVIVQLTRFADGARRITEIALLDSHGGEPYRLATVARFDARPMTSDGRVHGTFQYFPLPRRTADRLYMASQPVPQAFGVAHRADQLATREAR; encoded by the coding sequence ATGAGCCTGCGGGCACGCATCAACACTCCCGAGGACCACGGCAGCCGGGGCGGGGACGGGCACCTGGTCGCCTCCTACCGGGCCAAACTCCTGGAGGAGATCGACCTCGCCGAGATGAGTTCGCTGGCCGCCGCCGAACGCCGGGCCCGGCTGGAACGCGTCCTCGGGCACATCATCAGCCGCGAGGGCCCGGTCCTGTCGACCGTCGAGCGAACCCAGCTCATCCGCCGGGTCGTGGACGAGGCGCTCGGCCTCGGCATCCTCGAACCGCTCCTGGAGGACACGTCGGTCACCGAGATCATGGTCAACGGCCCCGACGCGATCTTCGTGGAACGCGGCGGCCGGGTCGAACAGCTTCCGCTCCGCTTCGTCTCCACCGACCAGTTGATGCAGACCATCGAACGGATCGTGTCGACGGTCAACCGCCGCGTGGACGAGTCCAACCCGATGGTGGACGCCCGTCTGCCCTCCGGCGAACGCGTCAACGTCATCATCCCGCCGCTGTCCCTGACCGGCCCCATCCTCACCATCCGCCGCTTCCCCCGTTCGTTCACCCTCCAGGAGCTGATCGGCTTCGGCTCGCTCGACGAACACATGGTGTACCTGCTGGCCGGGCTGGTGCAGGCCAAGTTCAACATCATCGTCTCCGGCGCGACCGGCACCGGGAAGACCACCCTGCTCAACTCCCTGTCCGGGCTGATCCCGCCGCACGAACGCATCATCACCATCGAGGACTCCGCCGAACTGCAGCTCCAGCAGACCCACGTGGTCCGTCTGGAGTCCCGCCCGCCGAACGTGGAGGGCAAGGGGCAGATCACCATCCGCGACCTGGTCCGCAACTCCCTGCGCATGCGCCCCGACCGGATCGTGGTCGGCGAGGTCCGCGGCGGCGAGTCCCTGGACATGCTCCAGGCGATGTCGACGGGCCACGACGGCTCCCTGGCCACCGTGCACGCGAACAGCGCCGAGGACGCCCTCACCCGGCTCCAGACCCTGGCCTCCATGTCCGACGTCGAGGTCCCCTTCGTCGCCCTGCACGACCAGATCAACAGCGCCGTCGACGTCATCGTCCAGCTCACCCGGTTCGCCGACGGCGCCCGCCGCATCACCGAGATCGCGCTGCTCGACAGCCACGGCGGAGAGCCGTACCGGCTGGCCACGGTCGCCCGGTTCGACGCCCGGCCCATGACGTCCGACGGCCGTGTCCACGGCACCTTCCAGTACTTCCCGCTGCCCCGCCGCACCGCCGACCGCCTCTACATGGCGAGCCAGCCCGTCCCGCAGGCCTTCGGCGTCGCCCACCGCGCGGACCAGCTCGCGACCCGAGAAGCCAGGTAG
- a CDS encoding TadE/TadG family type IV pilus assembly protein yields MSYRRTRRDAGQVAIEYLGFVPVLLIVAMAGIQIGAVAYAAEQAGTAARAGARAASLGQDAQQACAQAVSGALSVACGPDGGGAGSVTVTATVSVPQIVPGWHFDPARKSATMPLDHQARSSTP; encoded by the coding sequence ATGTCGTACCGGCGCACACGACGGGACGCGGGCCAAGTGGCCATCGAGTACCTGGGGTTCGTCCCGGTCCTGCTGATCGTGGCCATGGCGGGCATCCAGATCGGAGCCGTCGCCTACGCCGCCGAGCAGGCCGGTACGGCCGCCCGGGCCGGGGCGCGGGCGGCGTCCCTGGGGCAGGACGCCCAGCAGGCGTGCGCGCAGGCGGTCAGCGGCGCGCTCTCGGTGGCGTGCGGCCCGGACGGTGGCGGCGCCGGCTCGGTGACGGTCACCGCCACCGTGTCCGTCCCGCAGATCGTCCCCGGCTGGCACTTCGACCCCGCCCGGAAGTCCGCCACCATGCCGCTCGACCACCAGGCGAGGAGCAGCACCCCATGA
- a CDS encoding pilus assembly protein: protein MTPLIVLTLVLVWQAVLVGYTFTLAGNAADEAARAGTAAPRGGARQAACSAAGLKHLSAAWKGSAEVDCNPSGYVTARVTLHVPVLFPGLIDFPVEVRGHAGAVEEVKR from the coding sequence ATGACGCCGCTGATCGTCCTGACGCTGGTGCTCGTGTGGCAGGCCGTGCTCGTGGGGTACACCTTCACGCTCGCCGGGAATGCTGCGGACGAGGCGGCGCGGGCGGGAACGGCGGCACCGCGGGGCGGCGCGCGGCAGGCGGCCTGCTCGGCGGCTGGGCTGAAGCACCTGTCGGCGGCATGGAAGGGGAGTGCCGAAGTGGACTGCAACCCGAGCGGCTATGTGACGGCCCGGGTCACGCTGCACGTACCCGTCCTCTTCCCCGGCCTGATCGACTTCCCGGTCGAGGTCAGGGGCCACGCCGGGGCCGTCGAGGAGGTGAAGCGCTGA
- a CDS encoding AAA family ATPase — protein sequence MPTRILPAGADPDAVRSLTTLLSQLPDAEPQPPAGDSTELVDTLARLAAESVGELPEVVVVHERIGPVPALELVREIALRFPAVGVVLVTTDASPGLFAAAMDAGARGLVALPLSYEELAGRVQAVAQWSTGVRRHLGHGADVTGGAGGTVVTVSGAKGGTGATLTAVQLALAAQASGRATVLVDLDLQTGDIASYLDIQFRRSVVDLAAITDISPRVLADAVFRHDTGLTLLLAPGEGERGEEVTDRAARQIVSALRARYEIVVVDCGSQLSGAGAVAVETADTALLVTTPDVIAVRAAKRTVRMWDRLQIRKAEETTVVVNRNARTTEIQPALIQRITGTALARTAVPANFRELQGVVDAGRLHELDGRSTVKQALWALAGELGLVKAGEGTHRGTGRGAAGLRRRKE from the coding sequence ATGCCCACCAGGATCCTCCCGGCCGGCGCGGACCCGGACGCCGTCCGCTCCCTCACCACCCTGCTCAGCCAGCTCCCCGACGCCGAACCACAGCCCCCGGCCGGTGACTCCACCGAGCTGGTCGACACCCTCGCCCGGCTCGCCGCCGAATCGGTCGGGGAACTCCCGGAAGTCGTCGTCGTCCACGAACGCATCGGCCCGGTACCGGCTCTGGAGCTGGTCCGGGAGATCGCCCTGCGCTTCCCGGCCGTCGGCGTCGTCCTCGTCACCACCGACGCGAGCCCCGGCCTGTTCGCCGCCGCCATGGACGCCGGCGCCCGCGGCCTGGTCGCGCTCCCGCTGTCGTACGAGGAACTCGCCGGCCGCGTCCAGGCCGTCGCCCAGTGGTCGACGGGCGTACGCCGTCATCTCGGCCACGGCGCCGACGTGACCGGCGGGGCCGGCGGCACGGTCGTGACGGTCAGCGGCGCCAAGGGCGGCACCGGCGCCACCCTCACCGCCGTCCAGCTCGCCCTCGCCGCCCAGGCCTCCGGCCGTGCCACCGTGCTCGTCGACCTCGACCTCCAGACCGGCGACATCGCCTCCTACCTGGACATCCAGTTCCGGCGCTCCGTGGTCGACCTGGCCGCCATCACCGACATCTCGCCGCGCGTCCTCGCCGACGCCGTCTTCCGCCACGACACCGGCCTAACCCTGCTCCTCGCCCCCGGCGAGGGCGAACGCGGCGAGGAGGTCACCGACCGCGCCGCCCGCCAGATCGTCAGCGCCCTGCGCGCCCGCTACGAGATCGTCGTGGTCGACTGCGGCTCCCAGCTCAGCGGCGCGGGCGCGGTGGCCGTCGAGACGGCCGACACCGCGCTGCTGGTGACCACCCCGGACGTCATCGCCGTACGCGCCGCCAAACGGACCGTACGGATGTGGGACCGGCTCCAGATCCGCAAGGCCGAGGAGACGACCGTCGTCGTCAACCGGAACGCGCGGACCACGGAGATCCAGCCCGCCCTGATCCAGCGCATCACCGGCACGGCCCTCGCCCGCACCGCCGTCCCCGCCAACTTCAGGGAACTGCAAGGGGTCGTGGACGCCGGACGGCTCCACGAGCTGGACGGCAGAAGCACGGTGAAGCAGGCGCTGTGGGCGCTCGCGGGGGAGCTGGGGCTGGTGAAGGCGGGCGAGGGCACCCACCGCGGCACGGGCCGCGGGGCGGCCGGACTACGGCGGCGGAAGGAGTGA
- the cpaB gene encoding Flp pilus assembly protein CpaB, with the protein MNSRQRRGVILLILSVLCALGAFAGVLSVVHDANSKVGPEVTAYRVRSEVKPYTTLDTGQFQRIRMPRRWLSDNAVTDLRGLRGKIAVTTLHPGSLLQTDMIVDRPALRPGQQEVAIMIDAATGVAGKITPGSRVNVYATFEGKKEGDPDQSKIIVTNARVLDVGQITALDPDRDKNQQPTEAVPITFALSTVDAQRVTYAESFAQRVRLALVAPGSETSVPDKDRTYELATDK; encoded by the coding sequence ATGAACTCCCGTCAGCGCCGCGGCGTGATACTCCTGATCCTGTCGGTCCTGTGCGCTCTCGGCGCGTTCGCCGGCGTGCTCTCCGTCGTCCACGACGCGAACTCCAAGGTCGGGCCCGAGGTCACCGCCTACCGGGTCAGGTCCGAGGTGAAGCCGTACACCACGCTGGACACGGGCCAGTTCCAGCGGATCCGGATGCCCAGGCGGTGGCTGTCCGACAACGCCGTCACCGACCTCCGCGGGCTCCGCGGCAAGATCGCCGTGACCACGCTGCACCCCGGCTCGCTGCTCCAGACCGACATGATCGTGGACCGGCCCGCCCTCCGGCCCGGCCAGCAGGAGGTCGCCATCATGATCGACGCGGCGACCGGCGTCGCCGGCAAGATCACCCCCGGGTCACGCGTCAACGTCTACGCCACCTTCGAGGGCAAGAAGGAGGGCGATCCCGACCAGTCGAAGATCATCGTCACGAACGCGCGGGTCCTCGACGTCGGCCAGATCACCGCCCTCGACCCCGACCGCGACAAGAACCAGCAGCCCACCGAAGCCGTCCCCATCACCTTCGCGCTGTCCACCGTCGACGCCCAGCGCGTCACCTACGCCGAGTCCTTCGCCCAGCGCGTCCGGCTCGCGCTCGTGGCACCCGGCAGCGAGACGAGCGTCCCCGACAAGGACCGCACCTACGAACTCGCGACGGACAAGTGA
- a CDS encoding chitinase, whose amino-acid sequence MDRAPGIPRPRGRRLATWSAATALALSVAGLAATPASAADVNNVKNAGFESGLTNWTCTAGSGTTVASPAHGGSAALKASPAGQDNAQCTQPVAVKPDSTYTLSAWVQGGYSYLGVTGTGTTDVSTWTPDSSSWKQLSTTFTTGASTTSVTVYTHGWYGQAAYYADDVSVYGPDGGGGGGSDPAPTVPAAPGGLSVTGTTSSSVSLSWSTVSGATGYNVYRNGTKVTAVTGTSAVITGLSASTAHTFQVTATNAAGESAKSASVTGTTSAGTGGGGGGTLPKHAVTGYWQNFNNGATVQKLSDVPSAYDIIAVAFADATSTPGAVSFSLDSAGLGGYTVDQFKADIKAKQAAGKKVIISIGGEKGSVSVSDAASATNFANSVHSLMQTYGFDGVDIDLENGLNATYMTQALRALSSKAGSSLILTMAPQTIDMQSTSAAYFQTALNVKDILTVVNMQYYNSGSMLGCDGKVYSQGSVDFLTALACIQLQGGLAPSQVGLGLPASPSGAGSGYVSPTVVDNALDCLAKGTGCGTFKPSRTYPDLRGAMTWSTNWDAASGNAWSNSVGAHVHAMP is encoded by the coding sequence GTGGACCGCGCACCAGGCATACCCAGACCCCGCGGACGGCGGCTCGCGACGTGGTCCGCCGCCACCGCCCTCGCCCTCTCGGTCGCGGGCCTCGCCGCCACCCCGGCCTCCGCGGCGGACGTCAACAACGTCAAGAACGCCGGCTTCGAGTCGGGCCTGACCAACTGGACCTGTACGGCGGGCAGCGGTACGACCGTCGCCTCCCCCGCCCACGGCGGTTCCGCAGCCCTCAAGGCGAGCCCGGCCGGCCAGGACAACGCGCAGTGCACCCAGCCGGTGGCGGTGAAGCCCGACTCGACGTACACGCTGAGCGCATGGGTGCAGGGCGGCTACTCCTACCTGGGCGTGACGGGCACGGGCACCACGGACGTCTCCACCTGGACCCCCGACTCCTCCTCCTGGAAGCAGCTTTCGACGACGTTCACGACCGGCGCGTCGACGACGTCCGTCACCGTCTACACCCACGGCTGGTACGGCCAGGCGGCCTACTACGCCGACGACGTCTCGGTGTACGGCCCCGACGGCGGCGGTGGCGGCGGCAGCGACCCCGCTCCGACGGTCCCGGCGGCGCCGGGCGGCCTCTCCGTGACCGGCACGACGTCCTCCTCGGTGTCGCTGTCCTGGTCCACGGTGTCGGGCGCGACGGGCTACAACGTCTACCGCAACGGCACCAAGGTGACGGCGGTGACCGGCACGTCCGCGGTGATCACCGGCCTGTCCGCCTCGACGGCCCACACCTTCCAGGTCACGGCGACCAACGCGGCGGGCGAGTCCGCCAAGTCGGCGTCGGTCACGGGCACGACGTCCGCCGGCACGGGCGGTGGCGGAGGCGGCACCCTCCCCAAGCACGCGGTCACCGGCTACTGGCAGAACTTCAACAACGGCGCGACCGTCCAGAAGCTGTCCGACGTGCCCTCCGCCTACGACATCATCGCCGTCGCCTTCGCGGACGCGACCTCGACGCCGGGAGCCGTGTCCTTCAGCCTGGACTCGGCCGGCCTCGGCGGCTACACGGTCGACCAGTTCAAGGCGGACATCAAGGCCAAGCAGGCGGCCGGCAAGAAGGTCATCATCTCGATCGGCGGCGAGAAGGGCTCCGTGTCGGTGAGCGACGCCGCCTCGGCGACGAACTTCGCCAACTCCGTCCACTCGCTGATGCAGACGTACGGCTTCGACGGCGTCGACATCGACCTGGAGAACGGCCTCAACGCGACCTACATGACGCAGGCGCTGCGCGCCCTGTCGTCGAAGGCGGGCTCGTCCCTGATCCTCACGATGGCCCCGCAGACGATCGACATGCAGTCGACGTCCGCGGCCTACTTCCAGACGGCCCTGAACGTGAAGGACATCCTCACGGTCGTCAACATGCAGTACTACAACAGCGGTTCCATGCTGGGCTGCGACGGCAAGGTCTACAGCCAGGGTTCCGTCGACTTCCTCACCGCGCTGGCCTGCATCCAACTGCAGGGCGGCCTCGCCCCGTCCCAGGTGGGCCTCGGTCTGCCTGCGTCACCGAGTGGCGCGGGCAGCGGCTACGTCTCCCCGACGGTGGTCGACAACGCCCTGGACTGCCTGGCCAAGGGCACGGGCTGCGGCACCTTCAAGCCGTCCAGGACCTACCCCGACCTGCGCGGCGCGATGACCTGGTCCACGAACTGGGACGCGGCGTCCGGCAACGCCTGGTCCAACTCGGTGGGGGCGCACGTGCACGCCATGCCGTGA
- a CDS encoding lamin tail domain-containing protein, with translation MSVSVSVTARRVAAAALAATAVVGAVALPASAADRDHGRSYRTEVVISGVQHPSTRHDRFERPLNREWVELTNESRRGVNLDGWTLSDEDGHTYTFRHYRLGGEATVRVHTGFGRDNRNDLYQDRRHSVWGDDHDTATLRNDRGRFIDSISWGDGDRDRRGHRDGDRDRRGHRDGDRDHRDGGRRGGRH, from the coding sequence GTGTCCGTTTCCGTTTCCGTCACCGCCCGCCGTGTCGCTGCCGCCGCCCTGGCGGCGACCGCCGTCGTGGGTGCGGTGGCACTGCCGGCCTCGGCCGCCGACCGTGACCACGGCCGCTCGTACCGCACCGAGGTGGTCATCAGCGGCGTGCAGCACCCGTCGACCCGTCACGACCGCTTCGAGCGTCCCCTGAACCGGGAGTGGGTGGAGCTGACCAACGAGAGCCGCCGAGGCGTGAACCTCGACGGGTGGACGCTGTCCGACGAGGACGGCCACACCTACACCTTCCGGCACTACCGGCTGGGAGGCGAGGCGACCGTCCGCGTGCACACCGGTTTCGGCCGGGACAACCGGAACGACCTCTACCAGGACCGCCGCCATTCCGTGTGGGGCGACGACCACGACACCGCGACCCTCCGCAACGACCGCGGCCGATTCATCGACTCCATCTCCTGGGGCGACGGCGACCGCGACCGCCGTGGCCACCGCGACGGCGACCGCGACCGCCGTGGCCACCGCGACGGCGACCGCGACCACCGCGACGGCGGACGGCGTGGCGGGCGTCACTGA
- a CDS encoding M14 family metallopeptidase codes for MRLRIRGSGARGGRRTAALGALLALALAAPVSATVGRASADSVHRAAPSDDDIRQYEIHRSTTPVTRTAIQATGVTVDEADEETVVVSGRAEQIRRLRRLGYDVQPLGAAPQRAGARLYDFPSADSKYHNFAEMNAEIDQRLAAYPGIMSRRVIGKSYQGRDIVAIKVSDNVGTDEDEPEVLFTAHQHAREHLTVEMALYLLRELGAGYGTDSRITNLVNSREIWIVPDLNPDGGEYDIASGSYRSWRKNRQPNSGSSYVGTDLNRNWDYKWGCCGGSSGSTSSETYRGSAAESAPEVRVVADFVRSRVVGGRQQIRAGIDFHTYSELVLWPFGYTYADTASGMTADDAAAYKAVGEKMAASNGYTPEQSSDLYITDGSIDDYLWGTQKIFDYTFEMYPASGGGGFYPPDEVIERETSRNKDAVLQLLENADCMYRAIGKAAQYCG; via the coding sequence ATGCGACTTCGTATCCGCGGCTCCGGCGCGCGCGGCGGCAGACGTACCGCCGCCCTCGGCGCCCTGCTGGCCCTGGCCCTCGCCGCCCCGGTCTCGGCCACCGTCGGCCGGGCCAGTGCCGACAGTGTCCACCGGGCCGCTCCCTCCGACGACGACATCCGGCAGTACGAGATCCACCGGAGCACGACTCCCGTGACCCGTACGGCCATTCAGGCGACCGGGGTCACCGTCGACGAGGCCGACGAGGAGACCGTCGTCGTCTCCGGGCGGGCGGAGCAGATCCGGCGGCTGCGCCGGCTGGGCTACGACGTCCAGCCCCTGGGCGCCGCCCCGCAGCGGGCCGGAGCCCGGCTGTACGACTTCCCGAGCGCCGACTCGAAGTACCACAACTTCGCCGAGATGAACGCCGAGATCGACCAGCGGCTCGCCGCCTACCCGGGCATCATGAGCCGGCGGGTGATCGGGAAGTCGTACCAGGGGCGGGACATCGTCGCCATCAAGGTCAGTGACAACGTCGGTACCGACGAGGACGAGCCCGAGGTGTTGTTCACCGCCCACCAGCACGCGCGGGAGCACCTGACCGTGGAGATGGCGCTGTACCTGCTGCGCGAGCTGGGCGCGGGGTACGGGACCGACTCCCGGATCACGAACCTCGTCAACAGCCGGGAGATATGGATCGTCCCGGATCTGAACCCGGACGGGGGCGAGTACGACATCGCCAGCGGGTCCTACCGGTCCTGGCGGAAGAACCGGCAGCCCAACTCCGGTTCCTCGTACGTCGGTACGGACCTCAACCGGAACTGGGACTACAAGTGGGGCTGCTGCGGCGGTTCGTCCGGGTCGACGTCCTCGGAGACCTACCGCGGGTCCGCCGCCGAGTCCGCGCCCGAGGTGCGGGTCGTCGCCGACTTCGTGCGCAGCCGGGTCGTCGGCGGACGGCAGCAGATCAGGGCCGGCATCGACTTCCACACCTACAGCGAACTGGTGCTGTGGCCGTTCGGGTACACGTACGCGGACACGGCGTCCGGGATGACCGCGGACGACGCCGCCGCGTACAAGGCCGTGGGGGAGAAGATGGCGGCGAGCAACGGGTACACGCCGGAGCAGTCCAGTGACCTGTACATCACCGACGGGTCGATCGACGACTATCTGTGGGGTACGCAGAAGATCTTCGACTACACCTTCGAGATGTATCCGGCGTCCGGTGGAGGCGGGTTCTACCCGCCCGACGAGGTGATCGAGCGGGAGACCTCCCGGAACAAGGACGCCGTGTTGCAGCTACTGGAGAACGCGGACTGCATGTACCGGGCCATCGGCAAGGCGGCCCAGTACTGCGGTTAG
- a CDS encoding GntP family permease: MSVPLTAPAPATPPHTGGLLLLVDGTPGLLTVAALGIALLLLLIIKVRLQPFVALLAVSITVGLLAGLSVTELFGTVQRSDAVSTIESGMGGILGHVAIIIGLGTMLGAILEVSGGAEVLAGRLLGLFGERRAPLAMGLTGLLFGIPVFFDVGIFVLAPIVYAAARRSGRSVLLYCLPLLAGLSMTHAFLPPHPGPVAAAGLLHVQLGWIILMGAVCGLPAVLAAWAYAAWIGQRIHVAVPQDMADAAEEAKRTVLAGQRAQGVAPQERPVPLGTVLAVIGTPLLLILAATFSSIALDPSPGRSVLEFAGNPFVALTVALLLACYLLGIRRGWSRTSLEAVATSSLKPVGNILLVVGAGGVFGAVLKASGVAQALSDTFHDVGLPVIALSYLVSLVLRVAQGSATVAIVTTAGIVAPLLSADHHSQAFTALVIMAISAGSIFASHVNDGGFWMVAKYFGISERDTLRTWTVLESVLSVAGFAVAGVVSVFVV; encoded by the coding sequence ATGTCCGTTCCGCTCACCGCACCGGCACCCGCCACCCCACCCCACACCGGGGGCCTGCTCCTCCTCGTCGACGGCACCCCCGGCCTGCTCACGGTCGCCGCCCTCGGCATCGCCCTGCTCCTGCTGCTGATCATCAAGGTCAGGCTCCAGCCGTTCGTCGCCCTCCTCGCCGTGTCCATAACCGTCGGCCTGCTGGCCGGCCTCTCGGTCACCGAACTCTTCGGCACGGTCCAGCGTTCCGACGCCGTATCGACCATCGAGTCCGGCATGGGCGGCATCCTCGGCCACGTCGCGATCATCATCGGCCTCGGCACGATGCTCGGTGCGATCCTGGAGGTCAGCGGCGGCGCGGAGGTGCTCGCCGGCCGCCTCCTGGGCCTGTTCGGCGAACGCCGCGCCCCCCTCGCCATGGGCCTGACGGGCCTGCTCTTCGGCATCCCCGTCTTCTTCGACGTCGGCATCTTCGTCCTGGCCCCGATCGTCTACGCCGCCGCCAGGCGCTCGGGCAGGTCGGTCCTGCTCTACTGCCTGCCGCTCCTCGCCGGCCTGTCCATGACCCACGCCTTCCTGCCGCCGCACCCCGGCCCGGTCGCCGCCGCCGGACTGCTCCACGTCCAGCTCGGCTGGATCATCCTCATGGGCGCCGTCTGCGGCCTCCCCGCCGTCCTGGCGGCCTGGGCGTACGCCGCCTGGATCGGGCAGCGGATCCACGTCGCCGTACCGCAGGACATGGCCGACGCGGCGGAGGAGGCGAAACGTACCGTCCTGGCCGGACAGCGTGCCCAGGGCGTGGCCCCGCAGGAGCGGCCGGTGCCGCTCGGCACGGTCCTCGCCGTCATCGGCACGCCCCTGCTGCTGATCCTCGCCGCGACCTTCTCCTCCATCGCCCTGGACCCGTCCCCCGGCCGCTCGGTGCTGGAGTTCGCCGGCAACCCCTTCGTCGCCCTGACCGTCGCCCTGCTCCTGGCCTGCTACCTCCTCGGCATCCGGCGCGGCTGGTCCCGCACGTCCCTGGAGGCGGTGGCGACGTCGTCCCTGAAGCCCGTCGGCAACATCCTGCTGGTGGTCGGCGCCGGCGGGGTCTTCGGCGCCGTACTGAAGGCCAGCGGGGTCGCGCAGGCCCTCTCGGACACCTTCCACGACGTGGGACTGCCGGTGATCGCCCTCTCCTACCTGGTCTCGCTCGTGCTGCGGGTCGCCCAGGGCTCGGCGACGGTGGCCATCGTGACGACGGCGGGAATCGTGGCACCCCTGCTGTCGGCGGACCACCACTCCCAGGCCTTCACCGCCCTCGTCATCATGGCGATCTCCGCCGGGTCCATCTTCGCCTCGCACGTCAACGACGGCGGCTTCTGGATGGTGGCGAAGTACTTCGGCATCAGCGAACGCGACACCCTGCGGACATGGACGGTTCTGGAGTCGGTGCTGTCGGTGGCGGGGTTCGCGGTGGCCGGTGTGGTCAGCGTATTCGTGGTCTGA
- a CDS encoding RidA family protein — protein sequence MTEKTALTPKTHTAPPAAFSHGVRKGNILQVAGQVGFLPTEEGRPPTPAGPTLREQTLQTLANVRAILQEGGASWDDVMMIRVYLTDVGHFAEMNEIYNAYFAEQGLTQPPAARTTVYVGLPAGLLIEIDALAVLG from the coding sequence ATGACCGAGAAGACCGCGCTCACCCCGAAGACCCACACCGCCCCGCCCGCCGCGTTCTCGCACGGCGTCAGGAAGGGCAACATCCTCCAGGTCGCCGGCCAGGTCGGCTTCCTGCCCACCGAGGAGGGCCGGCCCCCGACACCGGCGGGCCCCACCCTGCGCGAGCAGACCCTCCAGACCCTCGCCAACGTACGGGCGATCCTCCAAGAGGGCGGCGCGAGCTGGGACGACGTCATGATGATCCGCGTCTACCTCACCGACGTCGGCCACTTCGCCGAGATGAACGAGATCTACAACGCCTACTTCGCGGAGCAGGGCCTCACCCAGCCGCCCGCCGCCCGCACGACGGTCTACGTCGGCCTGCCCGCCGGCCTGCTCATCGAGATCGACGCACTGGCCGTCCTCGGCTGA